In the genome of Longimicrobium terrae, the window GGCGCTGGGATGCGATGTGCGCATCGCGGCGGATTCGGCGCGGTTCGGGCAGCCGGAAATCAACCTGGGGATCATTCCCGGCGGCGGCGGCACGCAGCGCCTGCCGCGCGTGGTGGGCATGGGCCAGGCGATGCGCCTCGTGCTGTCTGGCGAGCTGATCGATGCGGCGGAGGCGCTGCGCATCGGCCTCGCCGACGTCGTTCATCCCGCCGCCGACCTTCGCGAGCGGACGTTGGAGTTTGCGCGGGGGATGGCGGCCAAGTCGCCCGTGGCGCTGCGGATGGCCAAGTCCGCCGTGCGCGCCGCCGCGGAGATGCCGCTCGCCGCGGGCCTGCAGTACGAGACGGAGCTGTTCGTCACCTGCTTCGCCAGCGACGACAAGCGCGAAGGCGTCGCCGCGTTCCTGGAGAAGCGCGCCGCGGAGTTTACGGGGCGGTGATCATGGCGCTCTCCACTCTGATCCGGCGCCGCGGGAGCGCGCTCGTCCTTTCCGTCGTGCTGCTCTGCGGGTGCGGAGAGCAGCCGGCGCAGACGCCGGAGGGCTCGCCCGCGTGGATCGTGGAGCGCTTCTACGGCCGCGAGCCGTGGCCCGGACAGGCCCGCTACATCGGTGGTGAGCTCGCGCCGTACGCAAATCAACCCTCGCCAGGCAGCCAGCGTCCTGCGGATGCGCGCGTCACGATCCGCCCCATCCGCCAGGACACGCACGAGGCGGTGTTCGCGGTCACCCTGGGCGACGCCACCTCCGTTCAGGACGCATATCTGTTCCTGAACAACCAAGGCGACGGGTGGCAGCTGGTTGCGTACCGCATGCTGTGGCTGCCGCCGCTCTTTTATGAGATGGCCGATTCGCTCGCCGCCAGACCCGACCCTGACGAGCAGTCCCGGCGAACGCTCCGGGCAATGCGTCTGGCGACCGCGTCCGACTCCGTGCTCAGGGCGCACTTCCTCGCGAACCGGGCCGGCTTCAACGCGCTGGTGCAGCACACGATGGCGCTGGCGGACTCCTCCCCGGTCCAGGCGGATTCGTACGAGCAGGGTTCGCCGCCGCCACCCGCGGATCAACTGCGGGTTCGAGACGATCTCCGCGCGCTGGATCTGGACATGGCAACCCGCGACCGCAACGCGCCCGGCTGCCTGCTGTTCCACATCGGCGGGATGATGGACAACTCCGTGGGCTACCTGTACGCCCCTTCCGGCTGCCGCGTGCCGGCAATGACGCCGGGGCCCTTCATCTACGTGGAGCAGATCGCGCCCGGCTGGTACCTGTACAAGACGACCTGAACGCACGCGGCGAGCGTCGCGATCCGCCCCTCAACGACAAAACCCTTCCGGACACAAATCGTCTGGATTAGAATACTGCATTCCCAGTCCTCACTTCAAGGAGCCAGGAATGCGCAAGTCCAAACTGGACCTCACCCGGATCGACGTCGTGTCCTTCGAGACGGAGAGCTCGCACGACGTCTGCGGCGCGAATGTAATCACCGGAAACGTCTGCGTGACGCGGCCGACGATCTACGGCAGCTGCTGCACTCCGTGATCCATCGCCTCGCCCCGTCAACGGATCGAGGACGAAAAGAGGCGGGCCGCCCACATCGGGCGGCCCGCCTCTCTATCGTCAGACGAGAAAACGCGTCAGGCGACGGTGAGCAGCAGCGCGCTCCACCACTCTTCTTCCGCGTCGATCCGCTCCACGCGGAACCCGGCGGCGACCGCGTCGCGGATGACGTCCGGCGACTCCGTGCGCAGAATGCCGCTCACGATCAGCCGTCCATCCGCCGAACCGCCCAGCGCCGCGCGGAACGCCGGCAGCAGCGGGCGGATCACCCCGCTCAGGATGTTCGCCAGGATCAGGTCGAACTGCCCAAGCTCCTGGAGCAGGACCGGATCCGCCATCGCCTCGATGATGCGGATGGACTCGCCGCCGTTCATCTCCAGGTTCTCGCGCGCGTTGATGTTCGCGTCCGGATCGTACTCCACCGCGATCACCTCGCCCGCGCCCAGCCGCGCCGCCGCGATCGCCAGGATCGCGCTCCCCGAGCCGATGTCCACCACGCGGTCGCCGGGTCGCAGCGCATCATCCAGCAGCCGCAGGCACCCGCGCGTAGTGGCGTGCTCCCCCGTGCCGAATGCCATCTGCGGATCGATGTCGATCACGATCTGCCCGGGGCGCGCCTCCCACTCCGTCCACGTGGGCTTTACGACGAGCCGCTCCGTCACCTGCCGCGGCCCCAGCCCCTGCTTCCACTTGAGCGCCCAGTCCTCGTTCTCCTGCCAGCGCCACGATACCTCCGGTGCCGCGGAATCCGGAAGCTCGTCCGCCAGTTCCGCCCGCAGCGCGTCGGCAAAGGCGTCCGCATCCGCGGGAGGCACGACGTAGGCGACCACGCCGCCCTCCGCCTCCAGCACGGCACCGCCGCCGTGCGGCCCCAGCACGTCCGCCGCCAGCGGCAGCAGCTCGGGGTCCGCCACGCGGACCGTCACCACGAGCCAGCGATCAGGTCCCGTCACGCGGCGAACGCGTCCTTCACGCGATCCCAGAACTTCTTGCCCCCGCCGCGGCGGCTTCCGGGAACCGGGCCCTCCAGTTCCGACAACCTGCGGAACAGCTCCTCCTGCTCGGCCGACAGCTCCGTGGGCGTCCACACGTGAATGCGCACGTACTGGTCGCCGCGCCCGCCGCCGCCCAGGTGCGGCAGACCCTTGCCGCGCAGCGTCATCACTTCCCCGCTCTGCGTCCCGGCGGCAATGCGCAGCTTCTCATCCCCATAGACCGTGGGAACGTCCACTTCCCGCCCCAGCGCGGCCTGCGTAAAGCTCAGCGGCAGGTCAAAGATCAGGTCGCTGCCCTCGCGCTGGAACCGCGCGTCGTCCTCCACCTCGATCACCGCCAGCACGTCGCCGCGCGGGCCGTTGCGCGGGCCCACGTTGCCCTTGCCGCGCAGCGTCAGGTAGTTGTCGCTGCTCACACCGGCGGGGATCTCCACCTCCACCGTCGTTTCGCCGCGCTGGCGCCCGTCGCCGTGGCAGGTCTTGCACGGGTTCTTGATCGTCTTGCCCTCGCCGTGGCAGGTGGGGCAGACGGACGCGCTCATGAACTGGCCGAACACGCTGCGCTGCACCGTGCGCACCTGGCCGGCGCCCTGGCAGGTGCCGCAGGTCTGCACGCCACCCTCGTCGGGCGTGCCGTTGCCCTTGCAGGTGTCGCAGGGGTCCAGCGTGCGGATGCGGATGGTCTTCTTGACGCCCGTGGCGACTTCCGTGAGGGTGATGGGCACGCGCACCTGCAGATCCTTGCCCTTCTGCGCCCCACCCCCGCGGCCGCCGCGCCGCTGCCCGAACATGTCCTCGAAGCCGCCGAAGTCGCGCATGAAGATGTTGAGCGCGTCCTCGAACCCGAACCCGCCGCCGAAGCCGCCGGCCTGCCCGCCGCCGCCCGCCCCGCCGCGCTTGACACCCGCGTGGCCGAAACGGTCGTACAGAGAGCGCTTGTCGGAGTCGCGCAGCACCTCGTACGCCTCCGTGCACTCCTTGAACTTTTCTTCGGCCCCGGCGTCGCCCGCGTTGCGGTCGGGGTGGTACTGCATGGCCAGCTTGCGATACGCCTTCTTGATCGTTTCGCCGTCGGCCGTCTTTTCCACCCCGAGAACTTCGTAGTAGTCTCTTACCGTGGTGCTCATGACCGTTCCTGCCTGCAATCGGGAAGCGCGACACCGGTGTGCGGTGACGCGCGTGTTATCGATTCGAGTACTTCTGTTCCCGCCACCGGACGCCCATCCGCGCCCGGTCGTCCCGGCGCGCGGTGGATGAGCGTCCGCCGTCCTACATCAACAGATCCGACACCATGGACGACGTCGTCTCCACCAGGGCGATCACGCGTTCGTACGGCATGCGCGTGGGCCCGATGACGCCGATGACGCCCTTGAGGCCGGCCGCGTGGTACTCCGACGTCACCAGCGTGAACCCGCTCAGCGCCGGGTCCTGGTGCTCCACGCCGATGGTCACGCACAGCCCCTCGCCCGCCCCGCGGCCCACGACCGCGCTCTTGAGCAGGTCGCGGCGTTCCGTGAGGGTGATGAGGGAGCGCAGCCGCTCGCCGCTGTTGAACTCCGGCTGCTCCGCCAGCACCGACGCGCTTCCCAGGTGCAGGTCGTCCGTCTGCGCCGCGGGGGCGAACCACTCGTCGGCGGACTGCAGAAAGACGTTCAGCAGTTCGGCGCCCGGGCGGTCGGCGGGCACGGAGTCGCGCAGGCGGTCCGGGAGCGTCAGGCGAATCTCGCGCAGCGTGCTGCCCGCCAGCCGTTCGTTCAGCACCAGCGCCACGGCCGCCAGCGTGCTGGGCGGGATGGCGGCGGGAACGTCGACAAAGACCGTGCGTACGCCGGCCGCGCGCAGCGACATCACCAGCAGCACCTTGGCCTCGCTGATGGGGATCAGGTCCAGCCGCTCCAGCGTGGCTTCTTCCAGCCGCGGCGCCACCGCGATCCCCAGTTCCTGCGTCAGCAGCCCCAGCACCTGCGCGGCGCGGCGAAGCAGCCGCTCCACCGCGGCTCCGTCGCCGCCCTGCGACAGTTCATGGCGCAGCGAGGTGCGCTCCGCGGCGGAAAGCGGCGGCCGCTGCATCAGGCTGTCCACGTACAGCCGGTAGGCGATGTCGGTGGGGACGCGCCCGGCGGAGGTGTGCGGATGATACAGGTAGCCCTTGTCCTCGAGGTCGCTCATGGTGTTGCGCACCGTCGCCGCGGAAATGCCGAGATCGAACCGGCGAGCCACGCTTCGGCTGCCGGCCGGTTCGGCCGTTTCCACGTAGGTGCGGATCACCGCCTCGAGGATCTGGTGCTCGCGCTCGTTGAGAGGTTCTCCCGTATTCATCCGCGGCCTGAGCGCCCAAGAAGTACCTGCAAAAACCCGTTCAATCTGCCCCCGTGCGGCAGGGGCGTCAACCCGCGCCCCCGCTTGCACTTGCCGGGGATGCGCGCGTGGGATGCCGTGTTCCGTCCGCCCGCGCGGCGAAGCGGAGTGCAAATCGCGGTGCGCGGCGCGTCCGCCGTTCCGGCGCGGAGTGCGCCACGCGCGCCGGTGGGTCGACGGATTCCTGTCAAAGCTGCAGCGCCGGCGCGTCCGCTTCCGCCGCCGTCGCCATCCGCACGGCCAAGTCGTCCAGCAGCAGCCAGCCGCGCTCCGTCAGCCGCACGCGGCCGTCGCGCTCCGCCGCCAGCCCGCCGCCGATCCACTGGTCCGCCAGGCGTCGCGCCGCGGGCCCGGCCTCGTCCATCGGCCAGCCGGCGTCCGTGCGCAGCCGCAGCCACGCGCGCTCCAGTCCGGCCGTCTCCTCGTCCACCGTCTCCGTATCCTCTGTCGGAGACCGGCCGGCAAGGAGGCGGTCGCGATACTCATCCCACGAGCGGACGTTCCACCGGCGCAGAGGCGGCTGGTAGCCGTGCGCGCCGGGGCCGAGCGCCGCGTACGGCTCGCCCGTCCAGTACACGAAGTTGTGGCGCGACCGGCGTCCTGGCAGCCCGAAGTTGCTCACCTCGTAGTGCTCGAACCCCGCGCCGGTCAGCGTGTCGTGCGCCAGCAGGTACTCGTCGGCGTAGCGGTCGTCGTCCGCCAGCGTCTCGCGCCCCTCGCCCACCCAGCGGCCCAGCGGCGCGGCGGCCTCCGCCGTCAGCCCGTACAGCGACACGTGCTCCGGCTCCAGCAGCAGCGCGCGCACCAGATCGTCGCCCCAGTCGCGCCCCAGCCGCGCGGGCACACCAAAGATCAGGTCCACGCTCACGTTGTCGAACCCCGCCCCGCGCGCCGCGCCGAACGCGCGCTCCGGACCGTCCGGCCCGTGCAGGCGCCCC includes:
- the hemW gene encoding radical SAM family heme chaperone HemW, whose translation is MSDPQSIRSTGRPRSLYIHVPFCTRRCSYCDFAVQATREAPTAEWLDAVSTELRMLAEENGWDAPLRLDTVYVGGGTPSLLGPDAMAALRDRIAPWALWDEDAEWTCEANPESFTADVARGWRQSGVNRISLGAQTFHEPTLKWMGRLHGPDGPERAFGAARGAGFDNVSVDLIFGVPARLGRDWGDDLVRALLLEPEHVSLYGLTAEAAAPLGRWVGEGRETLADDDRYADEYLLAHDTLTGAGFEHYEVSNFGLPGRRSRHNFVYWTGEPYAALGPGAHGYQPPLRRWNVRSWDEYRDRLLAGRSPTEDTETVDEETAGLERAWLRLRTDAGWPMDEAGPAARRLADQWIGGGLAAERDGRVRLTERGWLLLDDLAVRMATAAEADAPALQL
- a CDS encoding 50S ribosomal protein L11 methyltransferase, giving the protein MTGPDRWLVVTVRVADPELLPLAADVLGPHGGGAVLEAEGGVVAYVVPPADADAFADALRAELADELPDSAAPEVSWRWQENEDWALKWKQGLGPRQVTERLVVKPTWTEWEARPGQIVIDIDPQMAFGTGEHATTRGCLRLLDDALRPGDRVVDIGSGSAILAIAAARLGAGEVIAVEYDPDANINARENLEMNGGESIRIIEAMADPVLLQELGQFDLILANILSGVIRPLLPAFRAALGGSADGRLIVSGILRTESPDVIRDAVAAGFRVERIDAEEEWWSALLLTVA
- the hrcA gene encoding heat-inducible transcriptional repressor HrcA — encoded protein: MNTGEPLNEREHQILEAVIRTYVETAEPAGSRSVARRFDLGISAATVRNTMSDLEDKGYLYHPHTSAGRVPTDIAYRLYVDSLMQRPPLSAAERTSLRHELSQGGDGAAVERLLRRAAQVLGLLTQELGIAVAPRLEEATLERLDLIPISEAKVLLVMSLRAAGVRTVFVDVPAAIPPSTLAAVALVLNERLAGSTLREIRLTLPDRLRDSVPADRPGAELLNVFLQSADEWFAPAAQTDDLHLGSASVLAEQPEFNSGERLRSLITLTERRDLLKSAVVGRGAGEGLCVTIGVEHQDPALSGFTLVTSEYHAAGLKGVIGVIGPTRMPYERVIALVETTSSMVSDLLM
- a CDS encoding enoyl-CoA hydratase-related protein, with translation MSTYETLLVDRDGAVAILTINRPEKRNALSGQVRADLIAALDDLRDDDSVRVLVITGAGDKAFVAGADIAEFADRTPLEQRAVMTGRRVFDEIAAYPKPVIAMINGFCLGGGCELALGCDVRIAADSARFGQPEINLGIIPGGGGTQRLPRVVGMGQAMRLVLSGELIDAAEALRIGLADVVHPAADLRERTLEFARGMAAKSPVALRMAKSAVRAAAEMPLAAGLQYETELFVTCFASDDKREGVAAFLEKRAAEFTGR
- the dnaJ gene encoding molecular chaperone DnaJ; translation: MSTTVRDYYEVLGVEKTADGETIKKAYRKLAMQYHPDRNAGDAGAEEKFKECTEAYEVLRDSDKRSLYDRFGHAGVKRGGAGGGGQAGGFGGGFGFEDALNIFMRDFGGFEDMFGQRRGGRGGGAQKGKDLQVRVPITLTEVATGVKKTIRIRTLDPCDTCKGNGTPDEGGVQTCGTCQGAGQVRTVQRSVFGQFMSASVCPTCHGEGKTIKNPCKTCHGDGRQRGETTVEVEIPAGVSSDNYLTLRGKGNVGPRNGPRGDVLAVIEVEDDARFQREGSDLIFDLPLSFTQAALGREVDVPTVYGDEKLRIAAGTQSGEVMTLRGKGLPHLGGGGRGDQYVRIHVWTPTELSAEQEELFRRLSELEGPVPGSRRGGGKKFWDRVKDAFAA